A region from the Methanofollis sp. W23 genome encodes:
- a CDS encoding DUF5658 family protein: MEIEKRHLVMVILGMVVVLQGCDVATTAYALDRGGQEANPLMVPVVESVHTMLGAKLVGVVLMAGVAVMAERSMPGGAVYPLLAAWGMSLLPVVNNVGQIVGVL; this comes from the coding sequence ATGGAGATCGAGAAACGGCACCTGGTGATGGTGATCTTGGGGATGGTGGTGGTGCTCCAGGGCTGCGATGTCGCCACCACGGCGTACGCCCTGGACCGAGGAGGGCAGGAGGCGAACCCTCTCATGGTCCCGGTCGTCGAGTCGGTTCACACGATGCTGGGGGCAAAACTGGTAGGGGTGGTGCTGATGGCAGGGGTGGCGGTCATGGCCGAACGGTCGATGCCAGGCGGGGCGGTGTACCCTCTGCTCGCGGCATGGGGGATGTCGCTCCTGCCGGTGGTGAATAATGTCGGGCAGATCGTTGGGGTTCTGTAA
- a CDS encoding type IV pilin N-terminal domain-containing protein codes for MNVQKNDEAVSPVIGVILMVAITVILAAMVTVLVFNETDKIQPSEKSVILQGSATGSSVTVELISGADVVELTALKFSFGADYPEEDTIIANGYIVNEGYTVTSGQLSPSATNGTEGSSVDIFSDKKFSVGDTFQMDNDGGKFTVVGIFADGTEQVLYTKTYPIVTE; via the coding sequence ATGAATGTACAGAAGAACGATGAAGCGGTTTCACCCGTGATCGGCGTCATCCTGATGGTTGCCATTACGGTGATCCTCGCGGCAATGGTCACAGTCCTGGTATTCAACGAGACCGACAAGATACAGCCTTCAGAAAAGTCTGTAATCCTCCAGGGTTCAGCCACGGGATCATCCGTGACGGTGGAACTGATTAGCGGAGCAGATGTCGTTGAATTAACTGCACTGAAGTTCTCGTTCGGTGCGGACTATCCCGAGGAGGACACTATAATTGCCAACGGATATATTGTTAATGAGGGGTACACGGTTACATCAGGGCAACTAAGTCCCAGTGCTACAAACGGCACAGAGGGCTCATCTGTCGATATTTTCAGCGACAAGAAGTTTAGCGTCGGTGACACCTTCCAGATGGATAACGATGGGGGGAAGTTCACCGTGGTCGGCATCTTCGCCGACGGCACCGAACAGGTGCTCTACACGAAGACATACCCCATAGTAACAGAGTAA